Sequence from the Anaerolineae bacterium genome:
AGCAGGAGGTCTTGGACAAAAGCCCCGCCCAAGACCTCCTGCTCCGGCCGCCGCGTGCCTTACAACACCTCCACCCAGGGCCGGAAGTCCGTATCCCGGTCAAAGTGATCCACCCCTTCGGCCCGCTTGAGCGCGTTGACCACCAGATAGGTCAACGGCGTGACCAGGGTTTCATAGGCCACCTTGACGCCCCACTGGGAGAGCACCGCCCACACCAGGCCAGCGGTGGGGATGATGCCGTAAAACGCCAGGGTGATGAACACCAGCGTATCCGCCCCCTCGCCCACGATGGTCGAACCAATCGTGCGCAGCCAGAGGAACCGTCCCCCCGTGCGCACCTTGAGTTTGGCCAACACATACGCGTTGAGAAACTCCCCCACCAGGTAGGCGACGAACGAGGCGAGCAACAAACGCGGCATGAACCCCAGGATGGCCCGATAGGCGCGCTGCGCCGCCGC
This genomic interval carries:
- a CDS encoding queuosine precursor transporter: MEHRRDRWYPFLSALFAVILVVSNIIAVKLVQVGGMVLPAAVVLFPLAYVLGDVLTEVYGYAYARRVIWTGFFANLVAVAAIWVGGWLPAAPFWDAGLGSAAAAQRAYRAILGFMPRLLLASFVAYLVGEFLNAYVLAKLKVRTGGRFLWLRTIGSTIVGEGADTLVFITLAFYGIIPTAGLVWAVLSQWGVKVAYETLVTPLTYLVVNALKRAEGVDHFDRDTDFRPWVEVL